From the Musa acuminata AAA Group cultivar baxijiao chromosome BXJ3-7, Cavendish_Baxijiao_AAA, whole genome shotgun sequence genome, one window contains:
- the LOC103991636 gene encoding uncharacterized protein LOC103991636 isoform X2, translating to MKTSQEPQGTPEVQPSSEASHDLQGDHQNSPVVEAPKAESGSASVASSNSRKVSREDIELVQNLIERCLQLYMNRGEVVRTLSSRARIEPGFTTLVWQKLEEENSEFFRAYYIRLKLKKQIILFNHLLEHQYHLMKYPVQPKVPLTPIQNGIHHMPVNLPMGYPVLPQHPMPATVQPHVDPMGCGLSSCHVVNGIPAPGSFHPIRLNSGTNGTTEATHTAPPCSASMSEMAVSPASVASSNHFPFTPEISGMGMDASALDTSFPSDVANSGELHLGPDGVGSSRDSIRSLGHLWNFSLSDLTADLTNLGDLGVLGDYDGSPFLPSDSDILLDSPEQDDIVEEYFADIATGSCSHQSDEEKS from the exons ATGAAGACCTCACAG GAACCTCAGGGTACACCTGAAGTACAACCATCATCAGAAGCTTCACATGATTTACAAGGTGACCATCAAAATTCCCCAGTTGTTGAAGCTCCTAAAGCAGAATCAGGTTCAGCATCAGTTGCAAGCAGTAATAGTAGAAAGGTTTCTCGTGAAGACATTGAACTT GTGCAAAACTTGATAGAACGATGTCTACAGCTGTATATGAATAGAGGGGAGGTAGTTCGGACTCTGTCCAGCCGTGCTAGGATAGAACCTGGCTTCACAACACTAG TATGGCAGAAACTGGAAGAAGAAAACTCAGAATTTTTCAGAGCTTATTATATAAGGCTGAAGCTGAAGAAACAGATCATTTTGTTCAATCACTTGCTGGAGCACCAGTACCATCTTATGAAGTATCCTGTCCAGCCTAAGGTTCCACTGACTCCAATTCAAAATGGAATCCACCATATGCCTG TTAATTTACCTATGGGGTATCCAGTTCTGCCGCAGCACCCAATGCCAGCTACAGTTCAGCCTCATGTTGACCCCATGGGTTGTGGACTGTCCAGCTGTCATGTGGTCAATGGTATTCCTGCTCCAGGCAGTTTTCATCCCATTCGCTTGAATTCTGGAACCAA TGGCACAACTGAAGCCACTCATACAGCCCCTCCATGCAGTGCATCTATGTCTGAGATGGCTGTGAGTCCTGCCTCAGTGGCATCAAGCAATCATTTTCCTTTCACACCCGAGATCTCTGGGATGGGCATGGATGCATCAGCACTTGATACGAGCTTCCCATCTGACGTGGCAAATTCTGGAGAGCTGCACCTAGGACCAGATGGTGTGGGATCCTCAAGAGACTCAATTAGATCATTAGGACATCTGTGGAATTTCAGCCTTTCAGATCTAACAGCAGATTTGACAAATTTAGGAG ACCTTGGAGTTTTGGGAGACTACGATGGTTCTCCTTTCTTACCATCAGACTCGGATATCTTGCTCGACTCCCCAGAACAAGATGATATAG TTGAAGAATACTTTGCGGACATTGCCACAGGATCATGCTCTCACCAATCAGATGAAGAAAAATCTTAA
- the LOC135643338 gene encoding uncharacterized protein LOC135643338: MERFKWIPQSLHGGDQDREEDLLGEFEGSDSWSPLQRLYGFAASLVIGFAFMLLSLIVFYRPIKFGIMFTFGNILAVGSTAFLIGPVQQARLMLDPVRIYATAIYVGSAIVALVCALWIHSKMLTLIAIIIEICALVWYSLSYVPFARRMVSELFISCCDREF; the protein is encoded by the exons ATGGAGAGATTCAAATGGATCCCGCAGTCCCTTCATGGAGGCGACCAAGACCGAGAAGAGGACCTGTTGGGCGAGTTCGAGGGCTCCGACTCGTGGTCTCCTCTCCAG AGATTGTATGGCTTCGCGGCGTCTCTGGTCATCGGCTTCGCTTTTATGCTCTTG TCTCTTATTGTTTTCTACAGACCCATCAAATTTGGCATTATGTTCACCTTTGGAAATATACTGGCAGTAGGAAG CACAGCCTTCCTAATCGGGCCCGTACAACAAGCGAGATTGATGCTTGATCCAGTCCGCATTTATGCAACAGCTATATATGTCGGCAGTGCCATTGTTGCTCTAGTTTGTGCTCTTTGG ATTCATAGCAAAATGTTGACATTAATTGCAATTATAATTGAGATCTGTGCTCTTGTTTG GTATAGCCTGAGTTATGTTCCTTTTGCTCGACGAATGGTTTCGGAACTATTTATAAGTTGTTGTGACAGAGAGTTTTGA
- the LOC103991636 gene encoding uncharacterized protein LOC103991636 isoform X4 — MNRGEVVRTLSSRARIEPGFTTLVWQKLEEENSEFFRAYYIRLKLKKQIILFNHLLEHQYHLMKYPVQPKVPLTPIQNGIHHMPVNLPMGYPVLPQHPMPATVQPHVDPMGCGLSSCHVVNGIPAPGSFHPIRLNSGTNGTTEATHTAPPCSASMSEMAVSPASVASSNHFPFTPEISGMGMDASALDTSFPSDVANSGELHLGPDGVGSSRDSIRSLGHLWNFSLSDLTADLTNLGEDLGVLGDYDGSPFLPSDSDILLDSPEQDDIVEEYFADIATGSCSHQSDEEKS; from the exons ATGAATAGAGGGGAGGTAGTTCGGACTCTGTCCAGCCGTGCTAGGATAGAACCTGGCTTCACAACACTAG TATGGCAGAAACTGGAAGAAGAAAACTCAGAATTTTTCAGAGCTTATTATATAAGGCTGAAGCTGAAGAAACAGATCATTTTGTTCAATCACTTGCTGGAGCACCAGTACCATCTTATGAAGTATCCTGTCCAGCCTAAGGTTCCACTGACTCCAATTCAAAATGGAATCCACCATATGCCTG TTAATTTACCTATGGGGTATCCAGTTCTGCCGCAGCACCCAATGCCAGCTACAGTTCAGCCTCATGTTGACCCCATGGGTTGTGGACTGTCCAGCTGTCATGTGGTCAATGGTATTCCTGCTCCAGGCAGTTTTCATCCCATTCGCTTGAATTCTGGAACCAA TGGCACAACTGAAGCCACTCATACAGCCCCTCCATGCAGTGCATCTATGTCTGAGATGGCTGTGAGTCCTGCCTCAGTGGCATCAAGCAATCATTTTCCTTTCACACCCGAGATCTCTGGGATGGGCATGGATGCATCAGCACTTGATACGAGCTTCCCATCTGACGTGGCAAATTCTGGAGAGCTGCACCTAGGACCAGATGGTGTGGGATCCTCAAGAGACTCAATTAGATCATTAGGACATCTGTGGAATTTCAGCCTTTCAGATCTAACAGCAGATTTGACAAATTTAGGAG AAGACCTTGGAGTTTTGGGAGACTACGATGGTTCTCCTTTCTTACCATCAGACTCGGATATCTTGCTCGACTCCCCAGAACAAGATGATATAG TTGAAGAATACTTTGCGGACATTGCCACAGGATCATGCTCTCACCAATCAGATGAAGAAAAATCTTAA
- the LOC135642078 gene encoding cytosolic isocitrate dehydrogenase [NADP]-like, which yields MAFQKIKVANPIVEMDGDEMTRVIWRSIKDKLIFPFLDLDIKYFDLGLPNRDATDDRVTIESAEATLKYNVAVKCATITPDEGRVKEFNLKAMWKSPNGTIRNILNGTVFREPIICRNIPRLVSGWTKPICIGRHAFGDQYRATDTVIKGPGKLKLLFEGKEEQVELEVFKFTGAGGVALSMYNTDESIRSFAEASMNTAYQKRWPLYLSTKNTILKKYDGRFKDIFQEVYETQWKSKFEAAGIWYEHRLIDDMVAYALKSEGGYVWACKNYDGDVQSDFLAQGFGSLGLMTSVLMCPDGKTIEAEAAHGTVTRHYRVHQKGGETSTNSIASIFAWTRGLAHRAKLDNNARLLDFTQKLEAACIGTVESGMMTKDLALLVHGPKVTRDKYLSTEQFIDAVVAELRTKLCARPKL from the exons ATGGCGTTCCAGAAGATCAAGGTTGCGAACCCAATCGTCGAGATGGACG GAGATGAAATGACTAGGGTAATTTGGAGATCAATCAAGGATAAG CTTATTTTCCCATTTTTGGATTTGGACATAAAGTACTTTGACCTAGGCCTTCCAAATCGGGATGCCACAGATGATAGAGTTACAATTGAAAGTGCGGAAGCTACTTTGAA ATATAATGTGGCAGTAAAATGTGCAACAATAACACCAG ATGAAGGTCGTGTCAAGGAGTTCAACCTCAAAGCAATGTGGAAGAGTCCAAATGGAACAATCAGAAACATTTTGAATG GCACTGTATTTAGAGAGCCAATTATCTGTAGAAACATACCAAGGCTTGTGTCAG GATGGACAAAGCCAATATGCATTGGAAGGCATGCTTTTGGTGATCAATACCGAGCCACAGACACAGTTATTAAAGGACCTGGGAAGCTAAAATTGTTGTTTG agggaaaagaagagcaaGTCGAACTAGAAGTGTTCAAATTCACAGGTGCTGGTGGTGTGGCGTTGTCTATGTATAATACTGATGAG TCGATTCGTTCTTTCGCTGAGGCTtcaatgaacacagcctaccagAAAAGGTGGCCACTTTACCTTAGCACTAAAAACACAATTCTCAAGAAGTATGATGGAAG GTTTAAGGACATATTCCAGGAGGTGTATGAGACTCAATGGAAATCCAAATTTGAGGCTGCAGGAATATG GTATGAGCACCGATTGATAGATGATATGGTTGCTTATGCACTTAAGAGCGAAGGTGGATATGTGTGGGCTTGTAAGAACTATGATGGAGATGTGCAAAGTGATTTCTTAGCTCAAG GTTTTGGGTCCCTTGGGTTGATGACGTCAGTGCTG ATGTGCCCTGATGGGAAAACCATTGAAGCAGAAGCTGCGCATGGCACTGTTACTCGTCACTATCGGGTTcaccaaaaaggaggagaaactaGCACAAacagcattgcttcaatttttgcatGGACCCGAGGGCTTGCACACAG GGCAAAGCTAGATAATAATGCAAGATTGCTCGATTTCACTCAAAAGCTTGAGGCAGCTTGCATTGGAACCGTGGAGTCTGGGATGATGACCAAAGATCTTGCTCTCCTCGTTCATGGACCCAA GGTTACTCGAGATAAGTATCTGAGCACCGAACAGTTCATTGACGCCGTGGTAGCGGAGCTTAGGACAAAGCTGTGTGCCAGACCGAAGTTGTAA
- the LOC103991636 gene encoding uncharacterized protein LOC103991636 isoform X1, translated as MKTSQEPQGTPEVQPSSEASHDLQGDHQNSPVVEAPKAESGSASVASSNSRKVSREDIELVQNLIERCLQLYMNRGEVVRTLSSRARIEPGFTTLVWQKLEEENSEFFRAYYIRLKLKKQIILFNHLLEHQYHLMKYPVQPKVPLTPIQNGIHHMPVNLPMGYPVLPQHPMPATVQPHVDPMGCGLSSCHVVNGIPAPGSFHPIRLNSGTNGTTEATHTAPPCSASMSEMAVSPASVASSNHFPFTPEISGMGMDASALDTSFPSDVANSGELHLGPDGVGSSRDSIRSLGHLWNFSLSDLTADLTNLGEDLGVLGDYDGSPFLPSDSDILLDSPEQDDIVEEYFADIATGSCSHQSDEEKS; from the exons ATGAAGACCTCACAG GAACCTCAGGGTACACCTGAAGTACAACCATCATCAGAAGCTTCACATGATTTACAAGGTGACCATCAAAATTCCCCAGTTGTTGAAGCTCCTAAAGCAGAATCAGGTTCAGCATCAGTTGCAAGCAGTAATAGTAGAAAGGTTTCTCGTGAAGACATTGAACTT GTGCAAAACTTGATAGAACGATGTCTACAGCTGTATATGAATAGAGGGGAGGTAGTTCGGACTCTGTCCAGCCGTGCTAGGATAGAACCTGGCTTCACAACACTAG TATGGCAGAAACTGGAAGAAGAAAACTCAGAATTTTTCAGAGCTTATTATATAAGGCTGAAGCTGAAGAAACAGATCATTTTGTTCAATCACTTGCTGGAGCACCAGTACCATCTTATGAAGTATCCTGTCCAGCCTAAGGTTCCACTGACTCCAATTCAAAATGGAATCCACCATATGCCTG TTAATTTACCTATGGGGTATCCAGTTCTGCCGCAGCACCCAATGCCAGCTACAGTTCAGCCTCATGTTGACCCCATGGGTTGTGGACTGTCCAGCTGTCATGTGGTCAATGGTATTCCTGCTCCAGGCAGTTTTCATCCCATTCGCTTGAATTCTGGAACCAA TGGCACAACTGAAGCCACTCATACAGCCCCTCCATGCAGTGCATCTATGTCTGAGATGGCTGTGAGTCCTGCCTCAGTGGCATCAAGCAATCATTTTCCTTTCACACCCGAGATCTCTGGGATGGGCATGGATGCATCAGCACTTGATACGAGCTTCCCATCTGACGTGGCAAATTCTGGAGAGCTGCACCTAGGACCAGATGGTGTGGGATCCTCAAGAGACTCAATTAGATCATTAGGACATCTGTGGAATTTCAGCCTTTCAGATCTAACAGCAGATTTGACAAATTTAGGAG AAGACCTTGGAGTTTTGGGAGACTACGATGGTTCTCCTTTCTTACCATCAGACTCGGATATCTTGCTCGACTCCCCAGAACAAGATGATATAG TTGAAGAATACTTTGCGGACATTGCCACAGGATCATGCTCTCACCAATCAGATGAAGAAAAATCTTAA
- the LOC103991636 gene encoding uncharacterized protein LOC103991636 isoform X3 codes for MKTSQGTPEVQPSSEASHDLQGDHQNSPVVEAPKAESGSASVASSNSRKVSREDIELVQNLIERCLQLYMNRGEVVRTLSSRARIEPGFTTLVWQKLEEENSEFFRAYYIRLKLKKQIILFNHLLEHQYHLMKYPVQPKVPLTPIQNGIHHMPVNLPMGYPVLPQHPMPATVQPHVDPMGCGLSSCHVVNGIPAPGSFHPIRLNSGTNGTTEATHTAPPCSASMSEMAVSPASVASSNHFPFTPEISGMGMDASALDTSFPSDVANSGELHLGPDGVGSSRDSIRSLGHLWNFSLSDLTADLTNLGEDLGVLGDYDGSPFLPSDSDILLDSPEQDDIVEEYFADIATGSCSHQSDEEKS; via the exons ATGAAGACCTCACAG GGTACACCTGAAGTACAACCATCATCAGAAGCTTCACATGATTTACAAGGTGACCATCAAAATTCCCCAGTTGTTGAAGCTCCTAAAGCAGAATCAGGTTCAGCATCAGTTGCAAGCAGTAATAGTAGAAAGGTTTCTCGTGAAGACATTGAACTT GTGCAAAACTTGATAGAACGATGTCTACAGCTGTATATGAATAGAGGGGAGGTAGTTCGGACTCTGTCCAGCCGTGCTAGGATAGAACCTGGCTTCACAACACTAG TATGGCAGAAACTGGAAGAAGAAAACTCAGAATTTTTCAGAGCTTATTATATAAGGCTGAAGCTGAAGAAACAGATCATTTTGTTCAATCACTTGCTGGAGCACCAGTACCATCTTATGAAGTATCCTGTCCAGCCTAAGGTTCCACTGACTCCAATTCAAAATGGAATCCACCATATGCCTG TTAATTTACCTATGGGGTATCCAGTTCTGCCGCAGCACCCAATGCCAGCTACAGTTCAGCCTCATGTTGACCCCATGGGTTGTGGACTGTCCAGCTGTCATGTGGTCAATGGTATTCCTGCTCCAGGCAGTTTTCATCCCATTCGCTTGAATTCTGGAACCAA TGGCACAACTGAAGCCACTCATACAGCCCCTCCATGCAGTGCATCTATGTCTGAGATGGCTGTGAGTCCTGCCTCAGTGGCATCAAGCAATCATTTTCCTTTCACACCCGAGATCTCTGGGATGGGCATGGATGCATCAGCACTTGATACGAGCTTCCCATCTGACGTGGCAAATTCTGGAGAGCTGCACCTAGGACCAGATGGTGTGGGATCCTCAAGAGACTCAATTAGATCATTAGGACATCTGTGGAATTTCAGCCTTTCAGATCTAACAGCAGATTTGACAAATTTAGGAG AAGACCTTGGAGTTTTGGGAGACTACGATGGTTCTCCTTTCTTACCATCAGACTCGGATATCTTGCTCGACTCCCCAGAACAAGATGATATAG TTGAAGAATACTTTGCGGACATTGCCACAGGATCATGCTCTCACCAATCAGATGAAGAAAAATCTTAA